One segment of Acidobacteriota bacterium DNA contains the following:
- a CDS encoding methyltransferase domain-containing protein: MSDVATYFTSRLPPDPRRTVLWQALWSAYFRHVVGPDDTVLDLGAGYCAFINSVRTTGRRLAVDRWPGFVEHAAAGVEARVGSVTDLEWPADGSVDFAFASNVFEHLSQPDLVRVLNGLRNKLSRRGRLCLIQPNYRYCSKEYFDDYTHVTVFSHVSLCDFLVANRFRILDCRPRFMPLTVKSRWPVHPALIRAYVASPIKPFGKQMLVLAEPRRGAHAADDAG, encoded by the coding sequence GTGAGCGACGTCGCGACGTACTTCACCTCCAGGCTGCCGCCCGATCCGCGACGGACCGTGTTGTGGCAGGCGCTCTGGTCGGCCTACTTCCGCCATGTCGTGGGCCCGGACGACACGGTGCTCGACCTTGGGGCCGGCTACTGTGCGTTCATCAACAGCGTCCGCACGACGGGAAGGCGGCTGGCCGTCGATCGTTGGCCAGGCTTCGTCGAGCACGCGGCGGCTGGCGTCGAGGCTCGCGTCGGGTCGGTGACCGACCTCGAGTGGCCCGCCGACGGCAGCGTCGATTTCGCGTTTGCGAGCAACGTGTTCGAGCACCTGTCGCAGCCCGACCTCGTACGCGTGCTGAACGGGCTGCGCAACAAGCTCTCGCGGCGCGGCCGGCTCTGCCTGATCCAGCCGAACTACCGCTACTGCTCGAAGGAGTACTTCGACGACTACACACACGTGACCGTGTTCTCGCACGTGTCGCTCTGCGATTTCCTCGTCGCGAACCGGTTCCGGATCCTCGACTGCCGGCCCCGGTTCATGCCTCTCACGGTGAAATCGCGCTGGCCCGTCCACCCGGCCCTCATCCGGGCCTATGTGGCGTCGCCGATCAAGCCGTTCGGCAAGCAGATGCTGGTGCTGGCCGAGCCACGGCGTGGCGCCCACGCGGCCGACGATGCCGGCTGA